DNA sequence from the Coffea arabica cultivar ET-39 chromosome 11c, Coffea Arabica ET-39 HiFi, whole genome shotgun sequence genome:
aaaagagaaacaaaaagtgGAAAAACAAGAAACATCAGAACAGAATATAAAATATCTTACCCCAAGGAAGTATAGGAAACTCCCACCTTTGTTTGGGAACCATGATCACATAAGCAACAACCTGCCAAGACGTAAAGCTTTTACCGAATAGTAATAGTAACATTAACCTGAGCTTTTGAGTTGTCAATACTTAGGCCATAATAGTGTTAAGAAAGGGTGCACATGCCAATACAGATGCAGCAAGAGAACAGGGAGAATTGTAAAGAACCATTGTCTCCTCCTTCTCGTAAAGTATATCCATAATATCTAAGCAATCTCCAAGCTTTACATATTCTCCAATTTGAGCAACTCCTCTACACAAATTATCAAAAGGAGGTAAAGATAGAAGCATGCATGGTTGTGGCCATTAAAGCTTTAAAACTCATTGCAAACAGAGAAACTCACTTCAATTGAATGAGAAGTTCTTCCAGATGTGTAAAAGCAATGTTCAATGTGCCAATCTTGAACTCCAATACCTTTCAAAACAAGCATTATAATATTCTGAGGCTAATTGGTCTCACCATCATAACTTACAATATTAAGATGTTAACCTGCATTAACACCATCTCCTGCAGAGTTCTTCATCAACTATCATGTCAATGGTAGCCGTAAGTTAAAGAAACCCTGAAATTTAATTGTGAATAACTGGCTTACTGCTTCCAGGAGATCTCTTGCAGTGAAATGCTGATCTTTAATAAACTTGTCTCCTAAACTCTTCAAACATTTGACAGACAGCGGAGGGGAATCATGCATCTGCCAATTATTTATCTTAGAAACAAGCAAAGAAGTGTTATCTAAAATAGACAAGAAGCCACACTTACTTTGCTTGAGATCCATAATGAAGTAAGTGCAAACAACTGTAGGTTACTTTCTGTCATGGGATGTAGAAGCCAGTTTTCTTTGATCCTGTCGTCTTGGAATCttgatttgataaataaaaaatatttaccaAACCCCAGTCAAACAAAAATCCCGAAAACACTTCTGTCATGATTATAAGCATGAAAGTGTAACATGCACAAGTCCTAAAGAGATTATTGTCATCCATATGCAGACTGAACAAACAACCAAATTTGCCAGCTCAGGTCAATCTACATGCTGTAGACTACACTTTTCAGGGCAGAgattaaattttcaaatttaagcTTTCCTTTTGTCATTCCggaaattcttgattgaacAAATCAAGCACTTTGTTAGTGACTCATGAGTTTTCTTAAGCATTGTGTCACTGGAAAGTATTCAAGGTGACATTAAACACATGCATAAAACGCAAATTCGGATAATAGTTAATATTATGCGATTCAAATTTAACCGAAATTCAACAATAATATAAAACTTACTTTCATCACTGTAGTAATAAATGCTCATAAAATAAATTACATGTCATACATTTCGATTCCTTGGATTCCAACcgaaaattcacaaaatattaCACATAAAACAAGATATTGTAAACAATAACCATATTTGACTAAAGATATCAACTTTAACCTGGAGAGAGATGGGTAAAAGCGCTCGGCGAACAGAGTAAGGGCAGAGTATTTCACCATTGGAGAAACATCCAGTTCCTTAATTTGAAAAAACAGATCAGGCAAAAAGGTTCAGAAAAATCTAATAAAAACTGATTAATCGTAAAAGCTAGGGTTTTGGATGAGTTACCTGAGCGCAATGGATGAGAAATTCCAATACTCGGGGCCTGGTACATGAGCAAAGCTCTCTGCTGCTGTTCTtcatctgtctctctctctctctcaccgTCACTGTGTGAAATGTGTGTGTATCTGTGGAGGGAATTTCAAATGGAAGAGCGCAATCAAATTGGGAGAGAAGCGAACAGATATATGGTGCAGGGATTGGGCCGAATCATTTTTTCCGCGAGCTCTAAGAATGGTCTTGGGCTCTTATTAGAAGACAAGCCCCAACGTAGGGCTGAAAACAAGCCTCAACGAATAATCAACTTGGCTTCtgtttgataattttttaaaagaaaattgatCGAGCTTGGTTtaaaattttgggaaaaatccatttttcatcctCAAACTTTGTGACTAAGACACATTTGGTCCCCAAACTTTTTGACCAGACACATTAAGTACATGTATTAACTATTTTTTGCCACATTTAGTCAAAAAAcggaaaaattttcaatttggacGGTGAAACCCACGTGGCCGTTAACTTATGCATCGGGAATCAATGCAAGTCAGACTAAAGTCCACACATTCTCTCTCTAATGCAAGTCGACACAAAATGTTGACTAAAAGTACACTCAAAGTCTAAGGGTGGAGCTCCTTTTCCTCTCCAAGTTTATCTTTTTCCCACCGAGCTTGTGGAGTGAAAAGCTGCGTGAGATTAGCAGAGGTAGGGGAGTGATTCAACGAAGCTTTTCTAATCCAGTAGAATGGAGTGATCCACCATATCAAGCAACTccttttcatcttcaattcgTACTTGTCAGCAAAATGAGGTCACGAAGCTCAGAATCGTCAATTTCGTCAAATCGCAGTACCCATGTGTGTGGGTGTGGATTAAAACCCAAATTGGCAACTTCTTGGCGGGATGATAATCCTGGAAGAAGATTCTACGGTTGTCCAAGATGGCCGGTAAGCGTAGTCtaattttttgtatgtaaagTCTAGAAATGCCCTTATCCTGTGTGCGTGTGTTTCTTTGCTCTGTTGAAAGTGTAGAAATGCCCTTACTGTAACAATATGTTGTATTTGCAGAGGCCAGATAGGTGCAAATATTTTGAATGGCTTGATGAACCAATCTGTGCAAGAGGAAGGAGCATAATACCAGGTTTGCGGAGAAGGATAAATAAGATGGAGGAAACAATTGAAAAAGGccgaagaagggaaaaaattatGATTTGTATTATCTTGATGTTGGCCATGCTACTTATGATCTCTGTTGCTGGGAAAAATAGGGGACATGCAAGAGAAGGAAAATTGGTACTAAGCTTGGAATGAGTTACCGAATCTGGGGGTGATAACTGTGGTTCGTTCCTTTCATGGGGCAGAACTTTGACTGAATTTGTAAATGTAGAAATAGGATGCTTTCATGGGGCATGCCTTTCCTAAAATCTGCACTATCATATGTTTCATGGGGCATGCTTTGTAAACATAGAAATAGCATGCTTTCATGGGGCAGAACTTTGACTGAAGTTGTAATAAAATCTGCAATCCCATATGTTTAGTATATATTCTTTATTTCATGCTTTTCCTATTATTAATTGCGTGAAATGGTTGTTGTGCATCTTCATATATGAGATTGTGTGATATGAAGATTGTGTTATCTCCTCAGTGCTTTTTCTACTTAATGGTGTAGGAAAAGAatgagtttttgttttctttttttttttttacttgttcATTCCAAAACTTTGTCTCATAATCAACCTGAAACGTAATTTTTGAGGGATATCAGTCCATGAACATGAACCTTTAGAAACAATAAATATAGTGATCACAAGAACTACCAAAAAGAGAGCTACATGAGATCAATAAACAAAAAGATGTAAGAATTACCCTGTGAAGAGctcattgtaaaaaaaaaaaaaaactgcagaCCTCAGAACTCATCATTTAGGAGCTCCACCCTTAGACTTTGAGTGTACTTTTAGTCAACATTTTGTGTCGACTTGCATTAGAGAGAGAATGTGTGGACTTTAGTCTGACTTGCATTGATTCCCGATGCATAAGTTAACGGCCACGTGGGTTTCACCgtccaaattgaaaattttcccgTTTTTTGACTAAATGTGGCAAAAAATAGTTAATACATATACTCAATGTGTCTGGTCAAAAAGTTTGGGGACCAAATGTGTCTTAGTCACAAAGTTTGaggatgaaaaatggatttttccctaaaatttttgatgtatatttacaaaaaatttgGCTTGACTTGTCTTAGTATCGAATTCAAGCACTTACAATTAAAGCTTAGCTTGGTTTgacatgaaatttcatgttgtaTTATGTATAGATTTTAACCCTAATTTGTTgttttttcccttaatttttGTTCTCTGATATTCAAGAAATCTATTATGATGAATAGGGATGGTTAAAGTTTTAAGTTTACTGAGACTCTTAGTTGCTCTATTCCATGCTTTGTAGTTTGTATCTGTTGAATACATGCTTTAGCAATAGCACATGTTAGATCAGGGTATGCAAGCAAGAGACGTATATTAGAGTTTTCTTCGCTGTCAGATTCaggattcaaattttatatcTAGCAGTTGGGAAGCATGTAAGAAGGGGTGGaaggcttaaaaaaaaaaaaacaaaaagcgaGCAAGAAATGTGATAGAGGTAGATCCTGAAACTGCAAGATAGCTAATTAGAAGACTGGAATGTAGTCAAGAATTTTGATTCATTACATACACTAGGATGTATCTATTGATGCATTGTACATGAGTACGTGAATTGAGGGCAAGCTGTTGAGACATAGGAAAACATGAAATGAAGACAAATAATTCAGGTCATCAAAAGGCATCAAATCTCAGAGTATAAACATAGAAAGTTGGGCTAgtaccacaactcaaaatacaaaaaggTGGAATGAAAAAGCTCTCCTTACAGGTTCAATCTCATGGAAAGAATATGGTAATGCCATCCATCTTGTTGATGGAGCATGCACTAGGATGTTGTTCTACAAGAGAAGCTTGGACACCCATCCTTCATAATAATCAAGTTTAACTTGCTTAGGACATAATTTTATGCTCTTACCaatatttttccttttgctttacAACGTTAGGCACtgatcaacattttcttttattttttttttgctttataaTGCAATAATTTGGCACTTATTTGCATTGAGAAAAGCCTAGGATGACAGTCCACTTAGCCCTGAATGGTATGGTTATGTTATCTCTTTAGGTGCTCAAAGAAAAGTCATTTGAAAAGGGTTGTCTAAATGTTTGTTGGTTCACTCCCAATAGAGGAGTTGGCCACCACTGTATATAGTGGGGTAGGAGGTCAAGGGTTCAAACCTTGCCTCCCATCAATGTGCCTCAATATGAGGAGTGTTCTAAATCCATGCGGGTGAGTGGTGCACCCGTCTGGTCAGATGGTGGTTAAGTCCCCGTCAGGTTCCCCCGACTCACTTGGTCCACTCCCTAGAGTCGCTTCCCTTAAAAAAGTAAGTTCCCCTTTCTTAGGAGTAGGAATAGGCTAGGCTAGGCTAGATGTGCcgctagtaaaaaaaaaaaaaatgtttgttgGTTCAAAGTTTTGCCAAGTTATTTTGGAGTATCCTGAGGGCTGTCTTAGAACATGAACTTTTTTTCCAGCTTAAAtgaattcaaaaataaaaagaagttaGGAAAAGAAGTTAAAATAGCTTCTGATTGAAAAAAGAAGTGAACAATTGGCTTTTAATCAACAAAGCATTAGCTACTTGTTTTAATAAAGCAACTATCCACTGAATGACGCTGTATTACAAAAGTTGACTAATACATTGAAAAAGCTTACAAAAATGTATACGAAAAAGTTTGATGGAAGATGACTGAGCAAACTTATTCTTACCTGATTTATTTCTCAAAAGAAATGtgtatttatttttcatttttatataCGTGATAGTAGAATATTTCATGATGTAGTGtgcaaataaagaaaagaaagcaaaagcaACCTCACCCTTTACAAttcacaaaagaaagaaaataaagccaGTAAGCAGAATTACACCTTAGatgttcatgaaaatttttcaagaaagcTTCAAATACCAAAGAGTGCTAAACTTAATTGTCTGAATAAGTtagagtaattttttttatgcaCCATCAGTGTATATACGAGCAGGTATAGATGTATGCTAAGCAATTCgactttaaatttgaaatttattttttgtatatCTGACATATATTTACATATGTTAATGTAAAGATCCGCTACACCGATAGTagataaaaacttaatccagtAAGTTATCGACCAGTGTTTACAAAGGTTAAACATGGAAAATCACAGCGCAATCTAGgtgattaggaaaaaaaaattgttgcagAGTTTCACagattttaaaaaacttttggACTTGAAAATTAAACGAAAAAAACACAATCTATAATGGCAAGCGACTCAACCAGCAACAAAGAGGACGACCTGTAGATGATCAACTCGTTCCACTggctaaagaaaaaaaatttgagaactttgtCGGTAACGTAAGTCTCCTTCCATCATGTTCATCTGCAAATTATTTAATC
Encoded proteins:
- the LOC113715342 gene encoding cyclin-J18-like isoform X2, whose translation is MKNSSRELCSCTRPRVLEFLIHCAQELDVSPMVKYSALTLFAERFYPSLSRFQDDRIKENWLLHPMTESNLQLFALTSLWISSKMHDSPPLSVKCLKSLGDKFIKDQHFTARDLLEAVLEFKIGTLNIAFTHLEELLIQLKGVAQIGEYVKLGDCLDIMDILYEKEETMVVAYVIMVPKQRWEFPILPWGNR
- the LOC113715342 gene encoding cyclin-J18-like isoform X1 — translated: MKNSSRELCSCTRPRVLEFLIHCAQELDVSPMVKYSALTLFAERFYPSLSRFQDDRIKENWLLHPMTESNLQLFALTSLWISSKMHDSPPLSVKCLKSLGDKFIKDQHFTARDLLEAVLEFKIGTLNIAFTHLEELLIQLKGVAQIGEYVKLGDCLDIMDILYEKEETMVVAYVIMVPKQRWEFPILPWVKFVTLCEEEDILNSVRNILRQILEPQAM